The sequence below is a genomic window from Mobula hypostoma chromosome X1, sMobHyp1.1, whole genome shotgun sequence.
AGTGATGTCAGAAAGCAGCTCTTCACAGAAAAGGTGCATTTTATTAAGCTTTCTTTTATGTCTTATTGCCTTCAAATTCCTTGGAGGTTTTCTGCTAGTTAATCTATTTGTCAGTTTTAACTTGCCATTGCTCTGTTAATGTAAACAATTGTACTCATGCTGAAAATCTTTTCTAGAGATTTAATGACTTCCGGTTTAAGttggcactggtgaagcacagcAACAACTTGCTGACGGCAaacaaagctataaattacaatattaatcacactttttcttggAAATGACCACTGCAATCAGTAGCTTCTAACTTCCCTTCCAGAGTTTAGCTTTtgaacctggcatttttgcagtgtgaactgaagtctcaaggGTGCAGCATGGTGGGTACGGGCCAAATCGAGGCAACGGGGCTCATGCCCGAGAGCGGAGAATAAGCCAATGTTTGGCtattgctggagcggacttggaggCGATTCAATGCAGCAGAGGTGAGGCAGAGTCGAGGTGGCAGGGCCTGGGTccgagagtgaggaacaaccTGAGGGTTGGCTgatttaaatgccaggccagattgaaaaggtcagcatGTCAAggctgaggtgagggatgggtcagtgttcAACTCGCTGCTCTGCGAGGTTTCCTTGTCTCCGCACTGAAgtgaggctgtggtctgcaactaatgggctcctggattgTCTGCAGTGATGACTAgtttcgtggctgtggactcactttcatgaactttagttctgaatgttatttgcttacttatattgtttacacaatttgtGTTATCCTGCACACTTTTATTGAATTGTTATCTCTGAATCAAGAGAGCTGGCTGAGACAGATTAGTGTGTGATGGTGTCAGAGTCTTAGAATTCTATTTTAGTTAGGTTTCTTTCCCTGTCAGTTATAAAGTTGGAGAGCTGCAgcctagaaacaggcccttcagttcatcATGTCCCCACCAGCCACCACAGACCTGTTTATTCTGATCCTGCCCTAACTCACGTTGCACCATTTTCTTATCAGCTTCCCCCAACCCTCTTTCACTCACGTACAGCCTAGAGTAATTTAGTGTGGCTTATTAACTTTACCTACATGTGTCAATTTGAGAGATGTGGGAGGAAGTCTGTTAACTAATTCCTTTTTAAAGATTGAGTCTGGCTTTGTGGCtcaagggaagggaggagagtaatgcagtaatgataggggattccataattagagaaGCAGAAAACAAAGTCTGTGGGCATGAGAGAGAcacccagatgatatgttgcctcccgggtgccagggtcgaGGATAACTCGGATCAGGTCCATGGCGTTctgaaggggggtgggggtggggatgaacagtcagaagtcgtatatattggtaccaacgacataagtaggaaaagggaggaggtcctgaagagagaataggaGGTCctggagttaggtagaaagctgaaaagcaggacctctagagtcgtgatctctggattgttgcctgtgccacgtgccagtgagggtaagagtagGATTATTTGGTAAATGACTGCGTGGCTGAAAAATTGTAACTTTTCAAAACCTCTCCTCAGATCAGTTCAATTCAATGGATACCAAATGTAATTTAAGCAGGAAGCCATTTTTCGATGATTAGGATGATTTGGCTAGTTTAATTTGATCAATTCCTCAACCACAGGTGCAGGGTGCAggtgattcagatttctggatcattgggatctcttctcagggaggtatgacctgtatgaaaaggacaggttacacctgaacctaagGGGGAGGaatatccttgtggacaggtttgctagagctgttggggagggtataAAATTATTTGGCAGgtggatgagaaccagagtgaaagggctgaggatggggcagttgatgTACAACTAGATACATTGTGTAGTgaggctgtgaggaaggacaggaagATGATTAAAAGGGTGACGAATACAGTactgaatgtgttatatttgaatgcatgcagtatacagaataaggcagatCTTGTAGCAcatttagagattggcaagtatgatcaTCTCTTGAGTCAGGGCCATAAGAAGATTATAGttaggagcttaatatccaaggatacacattgcatcaaaaggacaggcaggtaggcagagggaatggggaggctccgttagtaaaaaatgaaatcaaatctttagaggTGACGAAGGAtcgaaagatgtagaatcctcatgggtagagttaagaaactgcaagggaaaaaagaccctgatgggagttatgtacaggcctctgaacattagccaggatatgggctacaaattacaatgggagatagaaaaggcatttaaaaagggcaatgttgtgataatcatggGGATTTTCAAAATGCATTTAGCTTGAGCAAGCAAGAGAGGGGATTTGtcgaatggctttttagagcagattgtggttgagcccactaagggaacagcaattctggattgggtgtcccagatttgattagggagtttaaagtaaaggaacccttcagaggcagtgttcataatatgaaataattcaccctgcagtttaagaAGCTGCtgctaaaattggatgtatcagtattacagtaaactaaagggaattacagaggcattagagaggaactggtcaaagttgattggaaggggacactagcagggatgatggcagagcagcaatagttgGTGTTTCTTGGGGAAATTCAGAAGTGCAGGAAAGATGCctcccaaaaatgaagaagtattctaaaaggagaatgaggcaaccgtggctgacaagggaagtcaaagatagcaatAAACCAAAAAGAGGgcttataatacagcaaaaattagtgggaagttagaggattaggaagcttttaaaaaccaacagaaagcatctaAAATGcatagagaaaagatgaaatatgaaggtatgttaactaataatataaaagaggatactaaaagatttttcaaatatacttgttacgtactccgtaactgggttgccaaaccagcagaaatggaacgcttggagtctgtgattactaggaactaataaagttttattaaagaaataagtaatacagtacactaatcgtaaggatataaatgtaacaggttagcaatgataatacacacatatacacagaactagggtaataggaatcaaccaagctctattgcagtctaggggtaaaatgatcagtcttaagtgaagcagagttcagttcagtttagtgcagttcgaagtaatcgctgttgttgtaccgttggggggagggagagagagagagagagatgcagagagagatgcagttggtttcaggcagaccttttgatgtcttctaatcccgctgtggtcaccgactgtgacccctccgttccggatgcgatcgttcttccgcggtgaacccggcacccaggcaagggcggacacacaccccaggttcccaccgatcatacctttacaccctgtgatcCTCTGGTTGGTTCCTGCGAACCGGTTCTCCAAACTGTACCAACTTgttggggcacactgctctttccagggtctcgtggcgtgtcgtgccttgcaaacctgctctttttatccccctgctggggtatcacctgtccatcaaaattcaaacagttcaggttcaaagcaaacggtctgtcaatatctgaattgtgtttctttctcgttaatctctcccttctctcttattagcattttgaatgtttctccattgtcttctgttatctctctcattagcatcatctgttctgcagctctgcttggcgtcacacttGACaactgtataaagagtaaaagggaaacAAGTGTGGACATCAGACTGCTGCAAAAATGACATTGTAAAGGTCCTGGGGGACAAAGGAATGggggacgaactgaataagtattttgcatcagtcttcactatggaagacacgaacagtatgccagaaactcTAGAGTGTCAGGGGTAGAAGTTCAGTActgaagagaaggtgcttgggaagctaaaaagtttgaaggtagataagtcacccgcaccagatggattacaccccagggttctgaaagaagtagctgaagagattgtggagacattaataatgatctttcaagaatcactagattgtggaatggttcctgaggaccggaaagttataggccagttagcctgacttcagtggttgggaagatgttggagtctgttattaaggatgagggttTGGAGTATTTGGAGGCATGTAATAAAGTaggccaatgtcagcatggttttctaaaggagaaatctgttggaatttttgaggaaataataggcaggatagacaaagagtcagtggatgttgtttatttggatttttagatggcctttgacaaggtgccgcacatgaggatgtttaacaagataagagtgttTGGTATTACATGGAAGGTGCTAGCATAGTTAGAAGATGATCTAACTGAcaagaggcagagagtgggaataagggggacCTTATTGACTGCCGGTAactggtggtgtgctgcagggggttggtgttgggactgcatcttttcacattatatatcagtgacttggatgaaggaattgatggccacGTTTGCCAATGATgtgaatataggtggaggggcaggtagtattgaggaagcaggttgTCTGcagaagacttagacagattgggggaatgggcaaagaagtggcagttggaatatagtgtagggaagtgtatggttatttATGCACATTGCAAAAGggataaaggtgtggactattttctgaatgatttcctaaagtttaacttgctgttagagttagtggtgaggaaggcaaatgcgatggtaacattcatttcaagaggactagaatactaaagcaaggatgtaatgatggggctttataaagtactggtcaaaacacacttggagtattatgagcggttttgggctccttatctaagaaaagatgtgttggcattggagagggtccggaagAGGTTTgcaagaattatcccaggaatgaaaggagcatttaatggctttcGGCCTGTCCTTGCTGGAGCTTTGAAGAATGAAGTGGCATCTCATTGAAgcctgttgaaaggcctagatagagtggatgtggagaggatgttttgcatagtggggaagtctaggaccagagagcactgtcaaaattgagggatatccatttagaacagaaatgaggaaatatttctttagccaggtcgcagtgaatctgtggaatccattgccacagactgctgtgcaggccaagtcattgagtatattttaaggtggagattgagcggttcttgattaatcagggtatcaaaggttatagggagaaggcaggagaatggagttgaaagggataataaattagccatgatagaatggcagagcagactcaatgggtcaaatggcctaattttactcctatgtcCTGTGGTCTAAAATTTCTTAACccaattttctatgtttttttattTAGCAATGGAACATGCTTCTTTATATTGCTTATTTGAAATTTTAGTGGAGACATTTATTGATCAAAACTAAATTATTAAATTAACAGGAAAAAAGTAAAACATTGGGGTATTAAAAtgtttacaggtgtcccccgcttttagaacgttcgctttacgaaacctcactgttacgaaagacctacatttgtACCGTTTACGCTAACAGAAggttttttcactgttatgaaaaaagtgGCGCGCGAAATATGGCGGCGCGCGAAAAAAAAGGCGGCGcgcgaaaaaaaagcagcgcgcgccccaagcagccaagctcctcccccagaactgcattctagccaccattgcttaaacacgtgctttatctctaTTTATTTTGTGCGTGCGTTAGCAagaaactagacataattaagcgtttcgatcgtggtgaacgaagtaaggacattgtctgcgcgttgaacttgcctgcatccaccattcgcgCTATTtacatgcagagagaaaaaattttgaaagctgccgatgttactgttgattctgctcgtagcaaagtggtctcttagtcggcatccaataatggataaaatggaaagtctattgcttgagtggattgatgggtgtacaaagcatggtgttcctttaagttatcttatacttaaagagaaatcagtcagtctttttaataagctgaaacagaaagcactggccgatggtgatgaaagtgtggcgaaagtggaatttaaaggtagtcacgggtggtttgatcagtttgtgaggcgagggcagcttcatagtttaacgtttaccaGAGAGAGTGCTTCCGCTGATACTGAAGCTGtcgaaaagttcccagcagaactgaagaaaataattacagaaggtggttattcgtataagcaagtgtttaactgtgatgaaatggcaatttattggaaaaaattgccgagtaagacatttatttcgaaaaaagaaaagcaggctaagggacacaaggcatcgaaggacaggtttaccctaatgcctattattaacgccactaagcctctactagtgtaccattcagaaaatctgagggcacttaaaggcgttgataagaaaacacttccCGTTGTGTTCCGTTCACATCCAAGCAGTTGGAACACCCAAGTGCAtttttctgagtacatgagcagatacgttagtccttttgttgaaaaatactgtagagaaaataacctcgataataggtgtcttgtgattgtcgataattgtgctgctcatccgcCTGCCATTACCAAGTATGGCAGTAACATTCGTGTTGCGTTCTTACCGCCGAATACGACATCGTTGCTGCAGCTGTGTGACCAAGGCCTAATAATCACAATTAAGGCCTACTGTACGCAAAATGTAATGCGTTTTATTGTAAGTACTCTTGACAGAGAGGGCAACTCCGAAGCATCTTTGCGAGAGATCTGGgaagactacaatataaaactggcaatcgccaacattggagatgctctcgataggctaacagtctcgatgagaaatggcgtttggaggaaactatgtcccgaagcagtgaacgattttaaaggctttgaaccatcaacaataaatatGACAATAGTGAGCTTGGCTAAGGAGGctgggtttgtggaagttgacgaagatgatattgaggaggttttggcatcccatgaccaagaattgacagatgaagagctgatgcaattgcaagaagaAAGATTAACAATTGAAACCAAACGCAGTGGCAAAAATGAAGTCGTCCAGGGACTGAACGTGAAGCagttgcatgagatttttgctgcgaTTGAcagcgctgcaatgattgcagaaaagtatgactttaattttgaaagggcacgtaggtttagAGCAGGTTTGctggatgttttgagtgcttaccaggaactgtatgatagaaaaatgcgcgaggctcagcagtcaagtatactgtcgtttttcaagccttgcacattagccacagcagatgacgaacctcgaccttcgacatcgaggcaggcagacatagaagaagatgacctggctACCCTATTGGAAACAGactacgatgagatgacaccccagtctcctctacctcccaccaccccaattttcgacaactcagcctaacacaccatcctgattcccgtaagtgaaactacactgtacatacattatttctactttatataggttgtgtatttttgtgttatttagtatgatttgttatttggtacaatttggcagcctcatagcttaaaggttactggagagagtgcttctgccgagagcgcatgtgtgagattttcgctgcgctagacagcgcttcaatgattgcaaaaaatatttctactttatataggctgtgtatttatcatattcctgcttttactatatgttactgttattttaggttttatgtgttatttggcatgatttggtagattattttttgggtctggaacgctcaaaaaattttcccatattaataaatggtaattgcttcttcattttacgacatttcggcttacgaatcgtttcattggaacgctctacctttggatggagggggaaacctgtattatgaGGTTAGCAATCAATTATTTAATGAGTTTTTATGGCATTGATGATATTTTCATGTTTTCTCAGGTTTTTTTGAGTATTTTCTATAAATGGACACCAGCACTATGTCATTTGTTGAAGGAGTTGGTGATGAAGTCACAGTCCTGTGTGGAATAGTCTTCCTGGTACTGGCACTTATTCTCGCTTGGCTCTCCACACACGTTGCTGATCGTAGTGATCAAATATTTGGGACCATTGTTACCACAGGGAACTCATTAGTGGGGCTGAGCAGCGTAGAGCAGTATGTGGCAAATGCAGCAACACCTGAAACTGATGAAGCCCAGTCAGCAACTGTCCCTATTGAGCAAAAGCCAGAGGAAGAAAATGATTCTGGCCTTGGAGCGTCAACGGGAAATAATGGTCCCACCAATGAGCAGGTGCCAATTGAAGAGGCTTCCAGTTTAAGCGATGCAAATATTGATCCTCTTTTGAACATACAAGGTTTGCGCAAGCGAGCATCAGCCAGTGAGATTAGTACTGGAGAGGTACTGGATCCTGGAATGCTCGAGAACTGTAATGCTCATACACGCACAGTGGATAGTGTTGAAGAGGCTGAAGGGCAAATTAAAGTGAGGCTGAAGTTTTTAAATGACACGGAAGAGGTAGCACGAGTAAAACCAGATGATACTATTGGATTTCTGAAGAGGTAAGATATTTGTAAGTTAAGTTTCTCCAAGTTAAAATTAATTTAACATAAAAATTAAACCAATTCTGCAAAAATGGCCTGTCTCTTTTATTATTTAGTACAGCTCCAACCACTTTATACCAGATGGTTGAAATGTGGTTAAATGTTATTTTTGCTTACTGGATAGGAACCTAAGTTGGAATGTTATTTCATTAACTCACTTGTGAGCCAGAGGTAATGCTGGACAATGTCCCCAGGCCAGAGCTAAGAACACTCTCACTTTCCTCCAGTTTGAATGTTTTGATCTGTGTGCCAAGATTTCTTTCTCAGCTGTTTTCCCTTCTGTGTAGAGCTTTTTATATAATAAGCATAGATTGTCGTGTATAATGcatggtcattataaattgtcctgtcatgagtttaaatcggggggttgctgtgtggtgcggctcaaagggtcTATTCTacaccgtatctcaataaataaactcgTACCAGTTGTTTGAAATAACATACTGAGAAAAGACGGAGGAGCATTATTGGCTGAGTTCAAACTCGTTCACTGCTTTAGCTTTGAGACTGTTTTATCAATTGGAAGGAAGTGGTGGTTGTTATTCAAAAGGGTGGTTTCACTTTTAGTACAGGGTCATTAAACACTAGGTGTAGCATTCCTCTGCTTGCTCTTCATCCTTCCAGAAAGCATGTGCAATTAGCACTTTTTTGCTAACACCATTATCAAaggactttttttttcattagttAAAAACATCTGACTACCAAAAATGGCAAGTTGTGACTTTCAGAGAACCAGGTGATTGTTGTGATTTTTTGGAGGGAAAAAGGCACTTTTTAAATGCTATTTGTTCAGCAAATTGGCTTGTTAGATAATCTAATCTGAGTTTTAAAATATGAAGCATTTATGAAAATATTTAAGATCTTGCAAGAAATCTGAATTCTCAATAATTCATTTTGGAACAGGAATTCAGTCAATTTAACTCAGCAATCAACTTATACAATTAAGCCTATGTATTAGAAATGGGCCATGTATCTATGCTGGTTACAGCTTGGATAGTAGAAGATTTGACACTTCCAACACTTAGCTTGAGAGGATTGATTCCTGTCTGCAACCCTGGCTAAAAACACATGTCTGGATTTAGCTAATTTTCTGTTCTTTACATAGTGGGAATTTGAACCTGGACAAGGTGCAAAAAAGGGCGAATATCTGAAGACCTCTTGTCTTTGCCAAAagtgatggggggaggggggaaatcagAAAATAGGAGTAGAAAATATCTTCTGCAATAGAGCAGATTTGTTTCATCTTGAGGACACCTATTTTGTCAGCATTTTTGTGTTTAGAGTATGAAAATGGTTCTGATTTTCTGTTTCACTGCTCTCCATGTTTTCTCTTTTTCTACTGTTTGTGCCTTCTCACTGAATTCTAGCAAATATTTCCCGGGACGAGAGCAACAAATGAAGTTCATTTACCAAGGCCAGCTTCTGCAAGATCAGTCCCGCACTCTTGGATCGCTCAACATCACAGATAACTGTGTCATTCATTGTCACATTTCACAAACTTCATCCTCTCCTGGCCCTGCTGTTTCTTCAATGGTGGAACAGAACCAAGCTGCCCTTAATGTTGGTAATCTGATGATCCCAGTTTTTGTCATCATGCTTGCTGTAGTCTGGTACTACCGCATTAACTACCgccagtttttcactgcacctgccACAGTTTCCCTGGTTGGTGTTACTGTTTTCTTCAGTTTCCTTGTATTTGGCATTTATGGTCGATAAAGGCACAATGATATTTCCTCATTCTTCATCAATGCTTATCCAACCCAACTGAATGTGGTGTTACTGGTCAATGTTGAAATAAAATGTGATGTGGAAtcagtgtattttttttaaacaaaagtgAAATAGAGATCTACCttagcactgattttttttttgccagaatacCATGTTGTTGGCAACTTACTAGCAtttaatagaaatttaaaaataaagtctACCGAGGAAAATGATCATAATTAGCAGAATTTGTGATGGGAAATTTTTACTGTTGATTTATAAAAGGATAGGGTTACATTGAACCAGAAAACATTTCATACAGCCAAATCCTATTAAATGCAATTTTAATGTCCTCAAAAAGAAAATTTAATGATGTTAATATAGATCAGGTCTTACATTCATCAAACATTAAACTGCCAATATGAAATGTCAAGTTTCAAATTTATGGGTTATCATCTTTGAATATCAGGATTATTAAAGCCTTACAGCATTTAAAGTAGGTGAGATTAGATTTTCATTATGGCAGCCAGTCAAAATTCTATCATGGGTTAAGTATACATTCATCGGGACTTCCTGTATTTACAGTTTCAGTAGTATGCTTGTAAGGCCTAAAGATTTTTGAGATGTGGTGACCTTGTTACTGTTGAACATAATATACAAAATCATTGTACCGACAGGCAAAATAAGTGGATGAAGGTGTTATTTCATGTTTCCAAAAAGCTAgggagatggagtttaacacTTTGGTAAAAGTTGGATATTTCTATCCACAGCCGCTTAATGCCTTTATTAATAATGGCAGTTGGCAAAGGAGCTCAACAAATGATCAATTCTACAAGTTTTACCCGCTGATTTTTTGATTGTCAGGCTATGTAATATTTACATGATTTTTATATCTGCTTGATCATAAGATGTAACAATCATTGTATTTGCATTAATTTTGTTTCATGCCTGCTTTCCTGATCATGTATCATGTTATCCTAAAGATGATGCTGTACTACTGCTGTTAAAGTTCAGAAGGAAAGTGGGGAGAGTAGCTAGCCAATGCACAAATTAGACTACCTTTTAGAGAAGTTCTACAAGCAGGAaataaaacagcaaattttaAAAGTGGATTAGTATGAAGAATTATCAGAGATGAGACTTTTACAAAGAATACAGGGATTCAAACTGAGAAATATAGCATAGAGCTTTAA
It includes:
- the tmub2 gene encoding transmembrane and ubiquitin-like domain-containing protein 2; this translates as MDTSTMSFVEGVGDEVTVLCGIVFLVLALILAWLSTHVADRSDQIFGTIVTTGNSLVGLSSVEQYVANAATPETDEAQSATVPIEQKPEEENDSGLGASTGNNGPTNEQVPIEEASSLSDANIDPLLNIQGLRKRASASEISTGEVLDPGMLENCNAHTRTVDSVEEAEGQIKVRLKFLNDTEEVARVKPDDTIGFLKSKYFPGREQQMKFIYQGQLLQDQSRTLGSLNITDNCVIHCHISQTSSSPGPAVSSMVEQNQAALNVGNLMIPVFVIMLAVVWYYRINYRQFFTAPATVSLVGVTVFFSFLVFGIYGR